One window from the genome of Populus alba chromosome 15, ASM523922v2, whole genome shotgun sequence encodes:
- the LOC140954645 gene encoding uncharacterized protein: MRWFHDNNLEILLFDMFLWGVDGKTTFKPKDHLGNISEEECQDSTISESSKASSDSQQPSPNNENPETHTEPALSQGVDGKTTFKPKDHLGNISEEECQDSTISESSKASSDSQQPSSNNENPETHTEPALSQGVDGKTTFKPKDHLGNISEEECQDSTISESSKASSDSQQPSPNNENPETHPETQGAYGKNTFKPKDLLSNILEEESQDWTISEMDGTAELLEGCWLDVTGSMPATKGKAYEISFILSMNEKNSFGWEDPVYVMARIGEEGEYTRVQIDLSKLKGEVVEFPPDKCRVEPRGISSESDEKSESKAREKKSQTNKKGAENAKNDKEMLYFGLYEVWTNNWKGGLRVHEAIVQEIPAGINDPPPNTPSDDSKVQEVITADKFTSASGNPPPDMSIIKKVPDPLDEFVAQKTSVHDSASTSTKHVGDDNGCRIS; encoded by the exons ATGAGATGGTTTCATGATAACAATTTGGAAATTCTATTGTTTGACATGTTTTTATGGGGCGTTGATGGTAAAACCACGTTTAAACCAAAGGATCATTTAGGCAACATTTCGGAGGAAGAGTGTCAAGATTCGACAATTTCTGAAAG CAGTAAGGCAAGTAGCGACTCTCAACAACCATCTCCAAATAATGAAAATCCAGAGACGCATACAGAACCGGCCCTCTCACAG GGCGTTGATGGTAAAACCACGTTTAAACCAAAGGATCATTTAGGCAACATTTCGGAGGAAGAGTGTCAAGATTCGACAATTTCTGAAAG CAGTAAGGCAAGTAGCGACTCTCAACAACCATCTTCAAATAATGAAAATCCAGAGACGCATACAGAACCGGCCCTCTCACAG GGCGTTGATGGTAAAACCACGTTTAAACCAAAGGATCATTTAGGCAACATTTCGGAGGAAGAGTGTCAAGATTCGACAATTTCTGAAAG CAGTAAGGCAAGTAGCGACTCTCAACAACCATCTCCAAATAATGAAAATCCAGAGACGCATCCAGAGACGCAG GGCGCTTATGGTAAAAACACGTTTAAACCAAAGGATCTTTTAAGCAACATTTTGGAGGAAGAAAGTCAAGATTGGACAATTTCTGAAAT GGATGGTACTGCAGAGCTGCTAGAAGGGTGTTGGCTTGATGTAACTGGTTCAATGCCTGCTACCAAAGGGAAGGCGTATGAAATTAGCTTCATATTATCCATGAATGAAAAGAATTCCTTTGGCTGGGAAGATCCTGTTTATGTGATGGCTAGGATAGGAGAGGAGGGAGAATATACGCGCGTACAAATAGatctatcaaaattaaaaggggAAGTAGTGGAATTTCCTCCGGATAAGTGTCGGGTTGAACCTCGTGGAATTTCCTccgaaagtgatgaaaaatcTGAAAGTAAAGCTCGTGAGAAGAAGAGTCAGACTAATAAAAAAGGTGCTGAAAACGCTAAAAATGACAAGGAGATGCTCTATTTTGGCTTGTATGAAGTGTGGACTAACAACTGGAAGGGTGGTCTACGGGTTCATGAGGCCATAGTTCAGGAAATACCAGCTGGGATTAATGATCCTCCACCTAATACCCCTTCCGACGACTCCAAAGTGCAAGAAGTAATTACAGCTGACAAGTTTACTTCAGCGTCTGGAAACCCCCCCCCGGACATGTCCATAATTAAGAAAGTACCAGATCCTCTCGACGAGTTCGTAGCTCAGAAAACATCAGTTCACGATTCGGCCTCTACATCTACTAAGCATGTTGGTGATGATAATGGCTGCCGCATTTCGTGA